The following are encoded in a window of Paraburkholderia caffeinilytica genomic DNA:
- a CDS encoding LysR family transcriptional regulator, whose translation MSSPDLFQECEREERIGLRLFTILDTVLREQSVSRAAVQLNMSQSGVSAILARLRDLLGDPLLVRGKNRLVPTERALEITESLSIITGCADLLTGRTQGGLNAIVPRKCLIACVDELSSFLVPAITAEILGSSEHTTVEFKSMDSSEVFEELGSGRLDTAIVSGFETCSTGQEFLGNDELVCLMSDENRLSRQSYVSSAEYGQSNQVVLASNIRKPQPALDVVLRNAGLWRRNTIAVPFVDVIPHLLERSDLLFTTTRKFGEHYAALLPLHIGRIDVTLPNVTYYQITSVAARDPLRVGWVAAKVRLACAPRFADAEVKEK comes from the coding sequence ATGTCAAGTCCGGATCTTTTCCAAGAATGCGAGCGTGAAGAACGCATAGGTTTGCGTTTGTTCACCATACTTGACACTGTCTTGAGAGAACAAAGTGTGTCGCGCGCGGCGGTTCAACTTAATATGTCTCAATCGGGGGTTAGTGCCATCCTCGCTCGGCTACGCGACCTACTCGGTGACCCACTTCTTGTTCGCGGTAAGAACCGACTAGTGCCTACGGAGCGTGCGCTGGAAATTACCGAGTCGCTTTCGATTATCACGGGGTGCGCTGACCTTTTGACAGGTCGAACACAAGGAGGGTTGAATGCTATCGTCCCGAGGAAATGCCTAATCGCCTGCGTAGATGAACTTTCGAGCTTTTTAGTTCCGGCTATCACTGCCGAAATTCTGGGCAGTTCCGAGCACACGACTGTTGAATTCAAATCGATGGACTCGTCCGAAGTGTTTGAGGAACTCGGTTCGGGACGACTCGATACAGCCATCGTGAGCGGATTTGAGACATGCTCGACGGGCCAGGAGTTCTTGGGCAACGATGAGCTCGTCTGTCTGATGAGCGACGAGAATCGATTGTCGCGACAGAGCTACGTGTCTTCCGCTGAGTATGGGCAATCCAACCAAGTTGTCTTGGCATCCAACATCAGGAAACCTCAGCCAGCTTTGGACGTCGTGCTCCGTAACGCGGGCCTTTGGCGCCGAAATACGATTGCCGTGCCTTTCGTGGATGTGATACCACATTTGCTTGAGCGGTCGGATTTGTTATTCACCACGACGAGGAAGTTCGGCGAGCATTACGCCGCCCTCCTGCCGCTTCACATTGGAAGGATTGACGTCACTTTGCCGAATGTCACGTACTATCAAATTACGAGCGTGGCAGCCAGAGACCCGTTGCGCGTAGGTTGGGTCGCGGCTAAAGTCAGACTTGCATGTGCGCCACGTTTCGCGGACGCCGAGGTGAAAGAGAAATAG
- a CDS encoding BON domain-containing protein yields MKVGNVVRTVLGVVSVALACNALAQPPGTSSDTQAAASASSLRVSDGTLRRQVKAALKKAKGLTAIDIAVRAKSGQITLQGTVKNQQQIDLAGQVASNVPGVTSVNNTLTVNRPTNSWR; encoded by the coding sequence ATGAAGGTCGGCAACGTTGTTCGTACGGTTTTGGGTGTGGTTTCGGTAGCGTTGGCTTGCAACGCTCTCGCGCAGCCGCCAGGAACGAGCAGTGATACACAGGCTGCAGCCAGTGCCTCTTCGTTGCGGGTAAGCGATGGCACGCTGCGCCGGCAGGTCAAGGCGGCGCTCAAGAAGGCAAAGGGATTGACCGCAATTGACATCGCTGTGCGGGCAAAAAGCGGGCAGATTACGCTCCAAGGCACTGTAAAAAATCAGCAGCAGATTGACCTTGCTGGGCAGGTTGCCAGCAACGTACCCGGAGTCACATCGGTGAATAACACATTGACCGTGAACCGGCCGACGAACTCGTGGCGATGA
- a CDS encoding BMP family ABC transporter substrate-binding protein, producing the protein MLKIYHGALRHTALALLALQCLVTSVESDAAPAPLDISVVYFGNPGDGGWTHSHEVGIAAAEKQYGNQIKVTRVENVPESADASRVFRNRASQGDKVIIGTAFGYMNPMLQVARDYPDTVFLNSSGYKSAPNLGTYNGRVYEAEYLAGVLAGQMSKSHVLGFIGSMPIPEVVRNINAFALGARSVAPNTVVKVLWINSWWDPGKEKQAAETLIGLGADVLTQNTDSTAMMSVAEDHKVYAFGFDSDMSKWGPKAQIGSIEYNWGLYYVKVIDEIQHNTWTNKPVYWGVKEGMVDLTHVSASVPEQVQQVTRDARESLKSGRLAPFTGPIKDDTGKIRIEAGKSLSDDQLGSMNWFVDGVQGKLAP; encoded by the coding sequence ATGTTGAAGATCTACCACGGAGCGCTTCGCCACACGGCGCTTGCGCTACTCGCTTTGCAATGTCTTGTCACGTCTGTTGAATCGGACGCTGCACCAGCACCCTTGGACATCTCCGTTGTCTACTTCGGAAACCCGGGAGATGGCGGTTGGACACACTCCCATGAGGTTGGCATTGCTGCTGCCGAGAAGCAGTACGGAAATCAGATTAAGGTCACCCGCGTTGAGAACGTCCCCGAGAGCGCAGACGCGTCACGCGTGTTCAGGAACCGTGCATCGCAAGGAGATAAGGTCATCATCGGGACAGCCTTTGGTTACATGAATCCGATGTTGCAGGTAGCACGCGACTACCCGGATACCGTGTTCCTGAATAGCTCGGGATACAAGAGTGCACCAAATCTTGGAACATACAATGGTCGCGTCTACGAAGCCGAATATCTCGCCGGCGTCCTGGCTGGCCAGATGTCGAAGTCACACGTTCTGGGCTTCATCGGTTCCATGCCGATTCCGGAGGTCGTGCGCAACATTAACGCCTTTGCGCTCGGCGCTCGCTCTGTCGCGCCGAACACTGTCGTAAAGGTCCTCTGGATTAACAGCTGGTGGGACCCGGGCAAGGAAAAGCAGGCTGCCGAGACGCTCATTGGACTCGGTGCAGACGTGTTGACCCAAAACACGGATTCGACGGCAATGATGTCCGTTGCTGAAGACCACAAGGTGTACGCGTTCGGGTTTGACTCCGACATGAGTAAATGGGGTCCAAAGGCGCAGATTGGGTCCATCGAATACAACTGGGGTCTCTATTACGTTAAGGTCATCGACGAGATCCAGCATAATACCTGGACGAACAAGCCGGTGTACTGGGGCGTCAAAGAAGGGATGGTCGACCTCACACACGTCAGCGCGTCAGTGCCAGAGCAAGTTCAGCAGGTCACCCGCGATGCTCGGGAATCACTCAAAAGTGGGCGCCTGGCCCCGTTTACCGGTCCCATCAAGGACGACACGGGGAAGATTCGTATTGAGGCGGGAAAATCCCTATCCGATGATCAACTCGGCAGCATGAATTGGTTCGTCGATGGAGTGCAGGGCAAACTGGCGCCATGA